The window GCGCTTCTGTCTTGCTGGCCCTCATCTCATGGAGGGGAATATAATCGATTTGTATTCTCGAAACAGAGACGATGCTGCATCGCACCCATGCGAGTTTTGCATTCCTCTTCCTGCCGTTCACTTGCCCTTGATCTTCGGGCCACGCGGCTGCAACGGCCCGCGAAATCACGAATGACGGCAAAAAACACGCTCGATGCGAGGGGAAAAAAACAACGCCCGCCAGGGGAGGAGATCCGGCGGGCGTTGCCTGTCCTGATTGGCAACGGGAGGAGGAGTGCTGCCAATCCGTCTCGGGAGCGCTGGGAGGAGGAGGGCGCTTCCCGATCGATGTTTTGAACATAGGCGTGAACCCCTGATTTGTGTAGGGCGAAGGGGGAATGGCACCTATGCGAAGATTGCATGTCTGCGCCGTGTCCTCCCGCGAAACTGCTTCGATATTGTGCCGCCGGGCAGTGCTGAGGCGTGAAAGGGGAGATAGTAGCAGGGACAAAAATAACGCCCGCCGGGGGAGGAGGTCCGGCGGGCGTCATATAGACGATTGGCAACCGGGAGGAGGAGTGTTGCCAACCCATCGAAGCGGCGCCGGGAGGAGGATAACGCCGCGTCGAATTCCTTCGAGTTCATACTCGAGTCTTCATTACTTGACGGGAGACCAATCCCGTGGCTCCCTGGCTCGTAAACCCTGGTCGCCTTCGATGGTTCCAGTATAAAACGTCGGCCCGGCTTGTGCAGTGCAATATCGACATGGAAGATATGCACTGCGCGCAAAACGCTGTCGTTGGATTTTCAGGCGGCGGGGAAGATATTTGGCGCGCTGGGGTCGGTGTTGCGGTCCGCAGGCGATATTGTCGGTGCTCGGCGATGTTTTGAGATGTCGCCCGGAGGCCGCGACTTCCATGGGCGGTCGAGACCAACCTCAACGATCTCAGTTCTGATATGCGGCTGGTTCGTGACATACTGCAGCGCGCTTGGAAGACAATGGTCGGTCTTCTTCTGCAATCAGTCGATGATACCGGCCCCGACGCAGCGCCCGTGGGGAAAGAGAGAAGGGCGCTGCTTGCAGTGAGGCGCAGGTGTGTCGGCCGGTCGGTCTGGCGTGAGAGGCATCACCCCCGCATGCTGCGATAACGCTCACGCTCTCGTTCGACCTCATCGAGCGAGTACGGGTCGGCATTTTCGTCAAACTGCGTCCATCCCTCTTCAGCATAAATACTCCTGCGCGCGGCAGGATCGACGCGGTTTCGTTGCTTCAGAATCGTTTCTGCTTCAGGCACAAGACTTTCGTCTACCCGTGCCGTCACCAGGGCGCCCCCTCGACGAACGCCCTCGGCGTAAACATGGGCGTCTTCTTCATCGACTCCGGAGTCCGTCAGCGCACCGATCAGGCCTCCGGCGGCGCCACCGGCCACCGCACCTGCGGCCGCACCGGCGGCAGTGGCCGCAAGCCATCCGGCTGCCACGACCGGTCCGACACCGGGGATTGCCATAAGACCTAACCCCGTCAGAAGGCCGACCACGCCGCCTCCGGCAGCTCCGAGACCAGCTCCGGTGGCGGCACCTTCGGCTGCGTCTGAGCTGTCGGCGGAGTACCGATCGCCTATGTTGCTTGCAACAATGCTGATATCATCGGAAGGTACACCTGCCTCTGCCAATTCCCTCACGGCGTCGCGGGCATCGTCATAATCGTCGAAGAGCCCTGTTACGGTTCTCATATTCATTCTCCCTTGGAGTTGAGGAGGGTTTGACGGCCTACTGCGCTGTCACGTTGCCCTGATAGTCTAGGGCGACGGAAACTGATTTGCCGTCCTTCATTGCAGTTGCCTGCCACACACCGTTCTCATCGAGCTTCAGCCCGTTGACGTCGGTGTATCCGGCTTCTTCGATCCGTTCCTGCGCTTGGGCTTCAGTGAAACTATTCGCGCCTTCAACAGGGGCCGTTGGGTTTTGCGAGTCCGGCGTTGCGACTGCAGGCGTATCTCCCTCTGCTGAAGGTGTGGTCTGCGCAAACGACGCCGTGGCCACAGCGCCCATCAGCGCTGCTGCAAAGATAATTGTGTTTTTCATTATTTGCCTTTCACGAAAGATCTGGGTTGATCCCGCGCTAGAAACCCCTCGGTCGGCGAATAGTTCCAGCGGTATCATTGAAATGAGGGTGTGCCATGGGGTCGACTGTGTTCGACTTCGTTACCGGGGACTATGGCACTATCGGCGCCGGTATAAAATGGGACGGCTACCGGCTGGCCGTTCACATCGAACCGGGAAAGGTACGGATAATTCCCGCGGCGGCTACGACTGGACGGTCCGCTTCG is drawn from Sinorhizobium sojae CCBAU 05684 and contains these coding sequences:
- a CDS encoding general stress protein; this encodes MRTVTGLFDDYDDARDAVRELAEAGVPSDDISIVASNIGDRYSADSSDAAEGAATGAGLGAAGGGVVGLLTGLGLMAIPGVGPVVAAGWLAATAAGAAAGAVAGGAAGGLIGALTDSGVDEEDAHVYAEGVRRGGALVTARVDESLVPEAETILKQRNRVDPAARRSIYAEEGWTQFDENADPYSLDEVERERERYRSMRG
- a CDS encoding PepSY domain-containing protein — translated: MKNTIIFAAALMGAVATASFAQTTPSAEGDTPAVATPDSQNPTAPVEGANSFTEAQAQERIEEAGYTDVNGLKLDENGVWQATAMKDGKSVSVALDYQGNVTAQ